In a single window of the Flavobacterium sp. W4I14 genome:
- a CDS encoding ribose 5-phosphate isomerase B (product_source=KO:K01808; cath_funfam=3.40.1400.10; cog=COG0698; ko=KO:K01808; pfam=PF02502; superfamily=89623; tigrfam=TIGR00689): MSDTKIKIAIGADHAGFEYKEILKDFLQNYEVKDFGTYSENSVDYPDFAHPVAAAVENGEFTYGILLCGSANGVAITANKHQHIRAGLCWENEVASLVRKHNNANVLCIPARFVSEELAKEIAITFLTTEFEGGRHQNRVEKISC, translated from the coding sequence ATGTCTGATACAAAAATTAAAATTGCTATTGGAGCGGATCACGCTGGGTTTGAATACAAAGAAATATTAAAAGATTTTTTACAGAATTACGAAGTAAAAGATTTTGGTACTTACTCAGAAAATTCTGTTGATTACCCAGATTTTGCTCATCCGGTTGCTGCTGCTGTAGAAAATGGGGAATTTACCTATGGGATTTTACTTTGTGGATCGGCAAACGGTGTAGCCATCACCGCGAACAAACATCAGCACATCAGAGCAGGTTTATGTTGGGAGAATGAAGTTGCTTCTTTAGTCCGCAAGCACAATAACGCAAACGTTTTGTGTATACCTGCCAGATTTGTTTCGGAAGAACTGGCTAAAGAGATTGCCATAACCTTTTTAACAACTGAATTTGAGGGCGGGCGTCACCAAAACAGGGTTGAAAAGATTTCGTGCTAA
- a CDS encoding acetyl-CoA carboxylase biotin carboxyl carrier protein (product_source=KO:K02160; cath_funfam=2.40.50.100; cog=COG0511; ko=KO:K02160; pfam=PF00364; superfamily=51230; tigrfam=TIGR00531): MDIKQIQELIKFVSRSGVNEVAIEQENFKITIKTNQAPTVVHATVPQAPLVQAAAPVATAPTAPNAATPAVPAAEDTSKYITIKSPMIGTFYRSASPDKPMFVNVGDEISTGKVVCIIEAMKLFNEIESEVSGRIVKILVDNASPVEYDQPLFLVEPI, from the coding sequence ATGGATATCAAACAAATACAGGAACTGATTAAATTTGTTTCTCGTTCTGGAGTAAATGAAGTTGCTATTGAGCAGGAAAACTTCAAAATCACGATCAAAACAAACCAAGCACCAACAGTTGTGCATGCTACCGTACCACAGGCTCCGCTTGTACAGGCTGCTGCCCCTGTTGCCACAGCTCCTACTGCTCCAAATGCAGCAACACCTGCTGTACCGGCTGCAGAAGACACCTCAAAATACATCACTATTAAATCGCCAATGATCGGTACGTTCTACCGTTCAGCTAGCCCAGACAAGCCAATGTTTGTTAATGTTGGCGACGAAATCAGTACTGGTAAAGTAGTTTGTATTATTGAGGCAATGAAACTTTTCAACGAGATCGAAAGTGAAGTTTCTGGCCGTATCGTTAAAATCCTGGTTGATAATGCATCACCGGTAGAATACGACCAACCGTTATTTTTAGTAGAACCTATTTAG
- a CDS encoding sec-independent protein translocase protein TatC (product_source=KO:K03118; cog=COG0805; ko=KO:K03118; pfam=PF00902; tigrfam=TIGR00945; transmembrane_helix_parts=Inside_1_36,TMhelix_37_59,Outside_60_110,TMhelix_111_130,Inside_131_150,TMhelix_151_173,Outside_174_197,TMhelix_198_220,Inside_221_232,TMhelix_233_250,Outside_251_254,TMhelix_255_277,Inside_278_293) — MSDTKKTSLTKAIGQKSTTLEAEMSFFDHLDVLRKHLIRAVIAIAVFTGIAFYFNEFILDKIIFGPKKPDFWTYRMMCKLVEKFPSLGADMCITKINGEIINTEMAGQFNLQLNVCVMCGIVVGFPYLLWEIWRFIKPALHENERKSASGFVFFASILFIIGIFFGYFIVCPLSVNFLTGYTVSAEIKNTFTVDSYLSSVATLTLGTGIIFELPVIIFILSKLGLMTPKLMRSSRRYAAVIILIIAAIVTPTPDIMTMLIVATPLFLLYELSIFVSAYIEKKKKKADAAFYAN; from the coding sequence ATGAGCGACACTAAAAAAACTTCACTAACAAAAGCTATCGGACAAAAGAGCACCACATTAGAGGCAGAAATGTCTTTTTTTGATCACCTGGATGTTCTCCGTAAACATTTAATCAGGGCCGTAATTGCCATTGCCGTTTTTACCGGTATTGCTTTTTACTTCAACGAATTCATTTTAGATAAAATCATATTTGGTCCAAAAAAGCCCGATTTCTGGACTTATAGGATGATGTGCAAACTGGTGGAAAAATTTCCTTCGCTTGGTGCAGATATGTGTATCACCAAGATTAATGGAGAGATTATTAACACCGAAATGGCCGGTCAGTTTAACCTTCAGTTAAATGTTTGCGTAATGTGCGGTATTGTGGTTGGTTTCCCATATTTATTGTGGGAAATCTGGCGTTTTATTAAACCGGCACTACATGAAAATGAACGTAAATCCGCTAGTGGTTTTGTCTTTTTCGCCTCTATACTTTTCATTATCGGTATCTTTTTTGGTTACTTTATAGTTTGTCCGTTATCCGTTAATTTTTTAACAGGTTATACCGTTAGTGCAGAAATCAAAAATACCTTCACAGTTGATTCGTATCTATCATCTGTAGCAACTTTAACTTTAGGCACGGGAATTATCTTCGAACTTCCCGTTATTATTTTCATCCTATCGAAACTTGGGTTGATGACACCAAAGCTGATGAGATCGAGCAGAAGGTATGCAGCCGTAATTATCTTAATCATTGCCGCTATCGTTACGCCAACACCTGATATTATGACGATGCTAATTGTAGCTACACCATTGTTCTTGCTTTATGAACTGAGTATTTTTGTCTCGGCCTACATAGAAAAAAAGAAGAAAAAGGCTGATGCTGCTTTCTACGCTAACTAA
- a CDS encoding hypothetical protein (product_source=COG5276; cog=COG5276; pfam=PF08309; superfamily=50969) has protein sequence MKKNLINVLLLLLVFAVFTGCKKDEYEMIKIVKMISVQQMRALPVGMTKAIPAKKTGKIYIYNDYLFINEPNEGIHIYNNANPGAPVNVGFLQIPGNVDLAIRNNILYADNFIDLLAFDISNMNNIKQVKRVTDVFNQLYATGVQKYLYIYKDTLVKKETYREKKYYDAAAYSNNSSSGQGGSMARFTLMNDYLYTVGMNNLSLFDVKTASNPTFLKAIPLGWGVETIFPYENKLFIGTNRGMHIFNATDPANPVQLSTYSHIFACDPVVVQGKYAYVTLRTGNMCMQASNQLEVVDIEDPTKPRQIAVYAMQNPHGLSTSGNNLFLCEGNYGIKSFNITDKTKIGDNMLQHLNNIKSFDVIAGPKSLIVTGEDGVYQFNYNNAANLKQLSIIKGQR, from the coding sequence ATGAAAAAAAATCTAATTAACGTACTACTCCTCCTACTTGTTTTCGCTGTATTTACAGGATGCAAAAAAGACGAGTATGAAATGATAAAGATTGTAAAAATGATTTCCGTTCAGCAAATGAGGGCTTTACCTGTAGGGATGACAAAAGCTATTCCTGCCAAAAAAACCGGAAAAATATACATTTATAACGATTATCTTTTCATTAATGAACCAAATGAAGGTATTCATATCTACAACAATGCTAATCCAGGTGCTCCGGTAAACGTGGGGTTTCTACAAATTCCGGGAAATGTAGATTTAGCGATCCGCAACAATATCCTTTACGCCGACAATTTTATTGATTTACTGGCTTTTGATATCTCAAATATGAACAACATCAAACAGGTAAAAAGAGTAACTGATGTTTTCAATCAATTGTACGCCACCGGCGTTCAAAAGTATCTCTACATTTATAAAGATACCCTGGTAAAGAAAGAAACTTACAGGGAAAAGAAATATTACGACGCCGCCGCTTACAGCAACAACTCTTCTTCTGGGCAAGGTGGCTCGATGGCCAGATTTACCTTAATGAATGACTATTTATATACTGTTGGTATGAATAATTTAAGTCTGTTTGATGTTAAGACTGCATCGAACCCAACTTTTTTAAAGGCTATTCCTTTAGGTTGGGGTGTCGAAACCATCTTCCCATACGAGAATAAATTATTTATAGGTACCAATAGAGGTATGCACATTTTTAATGCTACCGATCCGGCTAATCCCGTACAACTCTCTACCTACAGCCATATTTTTGCTTGCGACCCTGTTGTTGTACAAGGCAAATATGCTTACGTTACCTTACGCACAGGCAATATGTGCATGCAAGCAAGCAATCAATTGGAAGTTGTAGATATAGAAGATCCTACCAAACCGAGACAGATTGCAGTTTATGCTATGCAAAATCCACACGGCCTAAGCACCAGCGGCAATAATCTATTTCTTTGCGAAGGCAATTATGGAATAAAGAGCTTCAATATTACCGATAAAACCAAAATAGGCGACAACATGCTGCAGCATTTAAATAATATCAAAAGTTTTGATGTTATTGCTGGCCCTAAATCTTTAATCGTAACAGGAGAAGATGGTGTATATCAATTTAATTATAACAATGCTGCAAATTTAAAGCAACTGAGTATAATTAAAGGGCAACGTTAA
- a CDS encoding acetyl-CoA carboxylase biotin carboxylase subunit (product_source=KO:K01961; cath_funfam=3.30.1490.20,3.30.470.20; cog=COG4770; ko=KO:K01961; pfam=PF00289,PF02785,PF02786; smart=SM00878; superfamily=52440,56059; tigrfam=TIGR00514) has protein sequence MFKKILIANRGEIALRIIRTCKEMGIKTVAVYSTADRESLHVRFADEAVCIGPPPSKDSYLNIPNIISAAELTNADAIHPGYGFLSENAKFSNICREYNIKFIGATPEQINGMGDKASAKETMKIAGVPTIPGSEGLLTSVKEGIEIANEMGYPVILKATAGGGGRGMRVVWKDEDFENAWDSARQESGAAFGNDGLYLEKYIEDPRHIEIQIIGDQFGKACHLSERDCSIQRRHQKLVEESPSPFMTDELRVRMGEAAIKGAMAVNYEGAGTIEFLVDKHRNFYFMEMNTRIQVEHPVTEEVINFDLIKEQIKVAAGIPISGKNYFPDMHAIECRINAEDPANNFRPSPGRITNFHSPGGHGVRVDTHVYAGYSIPSNYDSMIAKLICVAQTREEAICTMERALGEFVIEGVKTTIPFHLQLMKDPNFRAGNFTTKFMETFEFIEG, from the coding sequence ATGTTTAAAAAAATACTAATTGCCAACAGGGGTGAAATCGCTTTGCGTATTATCCGTACCTGTAAGGAAATGGGCATCAAAACGGTTGCTGTTTACTCTACCGCAGATCGCGAAAGTTTACACGTACGTTTTGCTGATGAGGCTGTTTGTATTGGCCCCCCTCCTAGTAAAGATTCTTATTTAAATATTCCAAATATTATCTCGGCTGCAGAATTAACCAATGCCGATGCCATACACCCAGGTTATGGTTTCTTATCAGAAAATGCTAAGTTTTCTAACATCTGCCGCGAGTACAACATCAAATTTATTGGTGCAACTCCAGAGCAGATTAATGGCATGGGCGATAAAGCCTCTGCAAAAGAAACCATGAAAATTGCCGGTGTACCAACCATTCCAGGATCTGAAGGCTTGCTTACCAGCGTTAAAGAAGGTATTGAAATTGCAAATGAAATGGGCTACCCTGTTATTCTAAAAGCAACTGCCGGTGGTGGTGGCCGTGGTATGCGGGTAGTTTGGAAAGACGAGGATTTCGAAAATGCATGGGATAGTGCCCGTCAGGAATCTGGTGCAGCTTTTGGTAACGATGGTTTATATTTAGAAAAATATATCGAAGATCCACGTCACATCGAGATCCAGATTATCGGAGATCAGTTTGGCAAAGCCTGTCACTTATCAGAACGCGATTGTTCTATTCAACGCCGTCACCAAAAATTGGTAGAGGAATCTCCTTCTCCTTTTATGACAGATGAACTCCGTGTAAGAATGGGCGAAGCAGCTATTAAAGGTGCGATGGCCGTAAATTACGAAGGAGCAGGAACAATTGAATTCTTGGTTGATAAACACCGTAACTTCTACTTTATGGAAATGAACACCCGTATCCAGGTAGAGCATCCGGTTACGGAAGAAGTAATCAACTTCGATTTAATCAAAGAACAGATTAAAGTTGCTGCCGGAATTCCAATTTCGGGTAAAAACTACTTCCCTGATATGCACGCAATCGAGTGCCGTATCAATGCAGAAGATCCAGCAAATAACTTCCGTCCATCACCAGGGCGGATCACTAATTTCCACTCTCCGGGCGGCCATGGTGTTCGCGTTGATACACACGTTTACGCAGGATATTCAATTCCTTCTAACTACGATTCGATGATTGCAAAATTAATTTGTGTCGCACAAACACGCGAAGAGGCAATCTGTACCATGGAGCGTGCTTTAGGTGAATTTGTAATTGAAGGTGTAAAAACCACCATTCCTTTCCATCTTCAGTTGATGAAAGATCCTAATTTCAGGGCAGGAAATTTCACTACGAAATTTATGGAAACGTTTGAGTTTATAGAAGGATAA